The proteins below come from a single Sorghum bicolor cultivar BTx623 chromosome 4, Sorghum_bicolor_NCBIv3, whole genome shotgun sequence genomic window:
- the LOC110434941 gene encoding cyclin-G-associated kinase has translation MWKLNPFGGKAQSGLDGRTIDVGSVKITVRNAIAQGGFSCVYLACDTVHPSKMYALKHIICNDSESLDLVMKEIQVMNLLKGHPNVVTLVAHDVFDMGRTKEALLVMEFCEKSLVSAMESRGSGYYEEKKVLLIFRDVCNAVFAMHGQSPPIAHRDLKAENVLLGLDGAWKICDFGSTSTNHKCFNKPEEMGIEEDVIRKHTTPAYRAPEMWDLYRREVISEKVDIWALGCLLYRICYFKSAFDGESKLQVLNGNYRIPEQPKYSTAVTGLIKDMLEASPNARPDITQVWFRVNELLPLELQKRLPDGPSPAVSSSLLQDEGAHKRTPVMPRRNPPPPPREQSNSSLSHGSSKAGDAPLGAFWATQHAQGAQAADNRNPLFDEEPIKTSLSSKQNQSWVDTSISIPGDRHGHSGQMSRTSKAQSNSLSNNGFRGLSDTEIQNSGKIKAQQPQPKPKCDKDPFNSFVADFDTHNLNIAVGKASELELEVSSLKEQLKKTTLEKAEMTAKYEKLSAICRSQRQEIQELKRNLAEATPPSNKVSSRTQDSGSQRKEKIQGTVWELEQGMLASNSSASSDAKTWQAFPDTKTQARPKVDHATNGSQNINKNITSGASPDAWGFGSDNFRTSAAVSATQINRAAAQGSSSQRFNAGVAKKVEQPSGWAGF, from the exons ATGTGGAAACTCAATCCCTTTGGGGGTAAAGCACAGAGTGGGCTGGATGGTCGCACTATTGATGTTGGAAGTGTGAAGATCACAGTACGAAATGCCATTGCACAAGGAGGTTTCTCTTGTGTATATTTGGCATGCGACACAGTACATCCATCAAAGATGTACGCATTGAAGCACATTATTTGCAATGACTCAGAATCGCTTGATCTTGTCATGAAGGAGATCCAGGTTATGAACCTCCTCAAAGGGCATCCCAATGTGGTCACACTTGTTGCCCATGATGTTTTTGACATGGGCCGTACAAAGGAGGCACTTCTTGTAATGGAGTTCTGTGAGAAGTCCTTGGTGAGTGCAATGGAGAGCAGAGGTAGTGGTTACtatgaggagaagaaggtgcttTTGATTTTCAGAGATGTCTGCAATGCTGTCTTTGCCATGCATGGACAATCACCACCAATTGCACATAG GGATTTGAAAGCTGAAAATGTTCTTCTTGGATTGGACGGTGCATGGAAAATTTGTGATTTTGGAAgcacatcaactaatcataaatGCTTTAACAAACCAGAAGAGATGGGCATTGAGGAAGATGTCATCAGGAAGCATACAACCCCAGCCTACAGGGCCCCAGAG ATGTGGGATCTCTACAGAAGAGAAGTTATTAGCGAAAAAGTTGACATTTGG GCCTTGGGGTGCCTTCTATATAGAATATGCTACTTCAAGTCTGCATTTGACGGAGAATCCAAGCTGCAGGTACTCAATGGCAATTATCGTATCCCTGAGCAACCCAAGTATAGCACTGCTGTCACAGGGCTGATCAAAGATATGCTGGAAGCCTCTCCAAATGCCAGACCAGACATCACGCAG GTCTGGTTTCGTGTTAATGAGCTACTGCCGCTTGAGTTACAGAAAAGGTTACCCGATGGACCATCACCAGCCGTTTCCTCGAGTTTGTTGCAAGATGAAG GTGCTCATAAAAGAACACCTGTGATGCCTAGAAGGAACCCCCCTCCACCTCCAAGAGAGCAATCTAATAGTTCTTTATCGCATGGAAGCTCAAAGGCAGGAGATGCACCTTTAGGTGCATTTTGGGCGACGCAGCACGCACAAGGTGCTCAAGCTGCAGATAATAGGAACCCTTTGTTTGATGAGGAGCCAATTAAGACATCACTGTCATCAAAGCAGAACCAAAGCTGGGTGGACACCAGCATCAGTATCCCTGGCGATAGGCATGGTCATTCTGGTCAGATGTCACGAACAAGTAAAGCACAAAGTAACTCCTTGTCCAATAATGGTTTCAGAGGTCTCTCTGACACAGAGATACAAAATTCTGGGAAAATTAAAGCACAACAACCTCAACCCAAGCCAAAATGCGATAAGGATCCATTCAACAGCTTTGTTGCAGATTTTGACACTCACAATCTCAACATTGCTGTTGGTAAGGCATCCGAACTTGAACTGGAAGTGTCCAGTCTGAAGGAGCAGTTGAAGAAAACCACATTAGAAAAGGCTGAGATGACAGCCAAGTATGAAAAGTTATCTGCAATCTGCCGATCACAGCGTCAGGAGATCCAAGAGCTGAAGCGCAATCTTGCTGAGGCTACGCCTCCCTCAAACAAAGTTAGCTCAAGGACACAAGACTCTGGATCTCAG CGAAAGGAAAAGATCCAAGGAACTGTGTGGGAGCTTGAACAAGGGATGCTTGCTAGCAACTCATCAGCCAGTTCTGATGCCAAAACATGGCAGGCTTTCCCTGACACAAAGACTCAAGCCCGACCAAAGGTCGATCATGCAACTAATGGGAGCCAAAACATAAACAAGAACATAACATCAGGTGCTTCCCCCGATGCGTGGGGTTTTGGTTCCGATAATTTCAGAACATCAGCAGCAGTAAGTGCTACACAGATCAACAGGGCCGCTGCCCAAGGGAGCTCATCCCAAAGATTTAATGCTGGTGTGGCCAAGAAGGTAGAGCAGCCATCTGGATGGGCTGGTTTTTAA